The proteins below are encoded in one region of Desulfobacterales bacterium:
- a CDS encoding DUF368 domain-containing protein: protein MGRRVRQTAPKSWAEAFFSSPGPRSFKSAVFLAVKGVCMGAADTVPGVSGGTIALITGIYEDLLAAVKSANARVIGRLAVLDIKTALAELHIRFLLSLFLGIGLAVVTLARIMNYLLHHHPQLTWSLFFGLIAASIWVVGKKIDRWHAGTAITFLIGAAAAFQVVHLVPATTPETLWFIFLSGFIAICAMILPGLSGAFILLILGKYEFITATLKNPFDPVNAGIILVFVAGCGLGLAGFSRVLKYLLDAYHNLTLAFLTGLMVGSMRKIWPWKETLEAKMVGGELRVLREKNVMPGAFDTDLLFAVALMLAGFIFVICLEWFSREKAVG from the coding sequence GTGGGGCGAAGAGTGAGGCAGACGGCGCCTAAATCCTGGGCGGAGGCCTTTTTCAGCAGTCCGGGCCCCCGTTCCTTTAAGAGCGCGGTTTTTCTGGCGGTCAAAGGGGTGTGTATGGGGGCGGCGGACACGGTGCCCGGGGTGTCGGGGGGCACCATCGCCCTGATTACCGGGATATACGAGGACCTGCTGGCAGCGGTGAAATCCGCAAACGCCAGGGTAATCGGCCGCCTGGCAGTCCTGGATATCAAGACCGCGCTGGCCGAGCTTCACATCCGGTTTCTCCTCTCGCTTTTTTTGGGGATCGGGCTGGCGGTGGTTACGCTGGCCCGGATCATGAATTATCTGCTTCATCACCACCCGCAGCTGACCTGGAGCCTGTTTTTCGGTCTGATTGCCGCCTCGATCTGGGTGGTGGGGAAAAAAATCGACCGGTGGCATGCGGGCACCGCAATAACCTTTCTCATCGGGGCGGCCGCGGCCTTTCAGGTCGTCCATCTGGTGCCGGCCACCACCCCGGAGACCCTTTGGTTTATCTTTCTGTCCGGGTTTATCGCCATCTGTGCGATGATTCTCCCCGGGCTAAGCGGGGCATTTATCCTGCTCATCCTGGGCAAGTATGAGTTCATCACCGCAACGCTCAAAAATCCGTTCGATCCGGTCAATGCCGGCATTATCCTGGTTTTTGTGGCCGGCTGCGGCCTGGGGCTGGCCGGATTTTCCCGGGTATTGAAGTATCTGCTGGATGCCTATCACAATCTGACCCTGGCGTTTCTCACCGGCCTGATGGTGGGGTCCATGCGCAAAATCTGGCCCTGGAAGGAAACTTTGGAAGCCAAAATGGTCGGCGGGGAGCTTCGGGTGCTGCGCGAGAAAAACGTTATGCCCGGGGCGTTTGATACGGATCTGCTGTTTGCCGTGGCGCTGATGCTCGCGGGCTTTATTTTTGTGATCTGCCTGGAATGGTTCTCCCGCGAGAAAGCCGTGGGGTAG
- the rsmD gene encoding 16S rRNA (guanine(966)-N(2))-methyltransferase RsmD, protein MRIISGLYKGRKLMPVRGKEIRPTGGKVREAIFSILARDIAHARILDLFAGTGAFGLEALSRGAARAVFIESDDRAIAAIKKNIRLCRAEKQAQCIKWDITRDLNCIRSLRPGFDVAFMDPPYQGDFIAPALKNLAESNGLENGAVIAIEHSAKAPLPEIHPPFYVTDRRRYGKTLVTFLNFMIERALPQSPSETVSDQ, encoded by the coding sequence ATGCGAATTATCAGCGGCTTATATAAAGGCAGAAAACTCATGCCGGTCCGCGGCAAAGAGATCCGACCCACCGGCGGGAAAGTCAGAGAGGCCATATTCAGCATTCTGGCCCGGGATATAGCGCACGCCCGGATTTTGGATCTGTTTGCCGGCACCGGCGCATTCGGTCTGGAAGCCCTAAGCCGGGGGGCGGCGCGCGCGGTATTTATTGAGTCCGATGACCGGGCCATTGCGGCGATAAAAAAAAACATCCGCCTCTGCCGGGCGGAAAAGCAGGCCCAGTGCATCAAATGGGATATCACCCGGGATCTGAACTGCATCCGATCCCTTCGGCCCGGTTTTGACGTGGCATTTATGGATCCACCCTACCAGGGCGATTTTATAGCGCCAGCCCTTAAAAACCTGGCGGAAAGCAACGGGCTTGAAAACGGGGCCGTCATTGCCATCGAACATTCAGCCAAAGCCCCTCTGCCCGAAATCCATCCCCCGTTTTACGTCACGGACCGCCGCAGGTATGGAAAAACCCTTGTAACCTTTTTAAATTTTATGATAGAGAGGGCGTTGCCGCAATCCCCCTCGGAGACGGTATCAGACCAATAG
- a CDS encoding PDDEXK nuclease domain-containing protein, translating to MTSDTPEESTQHLYQKIKDLLIQSRSRALQAVNAEMVACYWNIGRLIVEEEQRGKERAEYGKRLIKELSRRLSAEFGRGFDKSNLWNMRAFYLGYPKIDAVRRELTWTHYRILLRVEDPSARAFYENEAVNARWSTRELERQINSLLFERLVLSRDKDGVRELAEKGHDVQQAADLVKDPYVLEFVGLPQQSRLLEKDLEGALIDKLQQFLLELGKGFAFMARQQRITLDENHFYIDLVFYNRLTRSFVLIDLKVGALKHQDIGQMQMYVNYYQREITDESENPPIGIILCSDKSDAVVRYTLPEDNKQIFASRYKLYLPTEEELAAEIQKERQYIEMEKRLSGDEES from the coding sequence ATGACAAGTGACACACCCGAAGAATCCACCCAACACCTCTACCAGAAGATCAAAGACCTTCTCATTCAATCCAGGTCCAGGGCGCTACAGGCGGTCAATGCCGAGATGGTTGCCTGCTACTGGAATATTGGCCGACTGATTGTTGAAGAAGAACAGCGGGGAAAAGAGCGGGCAGAATATGGTAAAAGATTGATTAAGGAACTTTCAAGGAGACTTTCGGCTGAGTTTGGCAGGGGCTTTGATAAGTCCAACTTATGGAATATGCGCGCTTTTTATCTCGGTTATCCAAAAATCGACGCAGTGCGTCGAGAATTGACCTGGACACATTACCGCATACTGTTGCGCGTGGAAGATCCTTCTGCCCGCGCCTTTTATGAGAACGAAGCGGTGAATGCCCGCTGGTCAACCCGTGAGCTGGAACGGCAGATCAATTCATTGCTGTTCGAGCGGCTGGTGCTCTCAAGGGACAAAGACGGTGTCAGGGAACTGGCTGAAAAAGGACACGATGTTCAGCAGGCCGCCGATTTGGTCAAAGATCCTTATGTGTTGGAATTTGTGGGGCTCCCGCAGCAAAGCCGGCTTCTGGAGAAAGACCTTGAAGGTGCGCTGATTGACAAGTTGCAGCAGTTTCTTTTGGAACTTGGTAAGGGTTTCGCGTTTATGGCCCGGCAGCAGCGGATCACCCTGGATGAAAACCATTTTTATATTGACCTGGTATTTTACAATCGCCTGACCCGAAGCTTTGTGTTGATCGATTTGAAAGTGGGGGCGTTGAAACATCAGGATATCGGCCAGATGCAGATGTATGTGAATTATTACCAGCGTGAGATTACCGATGAAAGCGAAAATCCGCCCATTGGCATTATCTTGTGTTCGGATAAAAGTGATGCCGTGGTTCGATACACGTTGCCGGAGGATAATAAACAGATTTTCGCTTCCCGATATAAGCTCTATCTGCCGACCGAAGAGGAATTGGCGGCGGAAATCCAGAAGGAGCGTCAATACATAGAAATGGAAAAGCGCTTATCCGGCGATGAGGAAAGTTGA
- the prmA gene encoding 50S ribosomal protein L11 methyltransferase: protein MKWIEAKVIIDYSLYQDMDTAISLISDIYYDIGLNGVSVETPEYDPSADWAQDAAPMPDHHSVIGYFSKNSRLEENCRHLEAALARINENDGIVTRVIYTDVDEEDWAESWKKFFYPRKISDRFVIKPTWREYQANPGETILEIDPGMAFGTGTHPTTRLCIQLLESYLKPGDTFLDVGTGSGILMIAADRLGAGPMTGIDKDEDAVAVAMENLSQNRIAPEKYTLKTGHLANKVSGQFDFIAANILTEVILTLLSDIPGLLKPDGIFICSGIIGDKRQWVLDEMLKKGLTVYESRAEEDWIAFAAGLARTARA, encoded by the coding sequence ATGAAGTGGATTGAAGCCAAAGTGATTATCGACTATTCCCTGTATCAGGATATGGATACCGCCATTTCCCTGATCTCAGATATTTATTATGACATCGGGCTAAACGGGGTGAGCGTGGAAACCCCGGAGTATGATCCGAGCGCCGACTGGGCCCAGGATGCGGCGCCCATGCCGGATCACCATTCCGTGATCGGCTATTTTTCAAAAAACTCGCGGCTGGAAGAGAACTGCCGCCACCTTGAGGCCGCCCTTGCCCGGATCAACGAAAATGACGGCATTGTCACCCGGGTCATCTACACGGATGTCGACGAAGAGGACTGGGCCGAGTCCTGGAAGAAGTTTTTCTATCCGCGCAAAATATCGGATCGGTTTGTGATTAAGCCCACCTGGCGCGAGTATCAAGCCAATCCCGGGGAAACCATCCTTGAAATCGATCCGGGCATGGCCTTTGGCACCGGGACGCATCCCACCACCAGGCTTTGCATTCAACTCCTGGAATCCTATTTAAAGCCGGGCGACACCTTTCTGGATGTGGGCACCGGCTCGGGCATCCTGATGATTGCCGCGGACCGGCTGGGCGCCGGGCCGATGACCGGCATTGACAAGGATGAGGACGCGGTGGCCGTGGCCATGGAAAATCTTTCCCAAAACCGGATTGCCCCGGAAAAATACACCCTAAAAACCGGCCACCTGGCGAACAAGGTATCCGGTCAGTTTGATTTTATCGCTGCCAACATCCTGACCGAAGTGATTCTCACCCTGCTCTCGGATATTCCCGGGCTGCTGAAACCGGATGGAATTTTCATCTGCTCGGGCATTATCGGCGACAAGCGGCAATGGGTATTGGATGAAATGCTTAAAAAAGGCCTGACCGTCTATGAATCCAGGGCCGAGGAGGACTGGATCGCTTTTGCCGCCGGACTGGCCCGGACCGCACGGGCATAA
- a CDS encoding sigma-54 dependent transcriptional regulator, with product MFPSILIVDDEASILKSLSGILADEGFETLTATNGYEALKILEKELPDLVLLDIWMPGIDGIDTLKEIKIHHPSTQVVMITGHGTIETAVNATKMGAYDFIEKPISIDKVIVAINNALNFRRLEEENQYLRKKTIERNAITGSSPPIQELKKQISIAAPTDAWVLISGEHGTGKELVARMIHQFSHRADKPLIDVNCAAISHELFESELLGHEKGAFTEATAKKKGKFELADQGTLFFDEIGDMDLKTQATLLRVLQEKKYQRIGGDRTLSVDVRIIASSNKDLAGEIEAGRFREDLYYRINVIPIEVPPLRERQADIPELAGLFLTQIAENNALALKTLSESALTMLQQYSWPGNVRELKNLLERLVISTTKETIEASDIPPPYNPKSGESKEADPALFAFDRLKEAQQAFEQAFIRQKLRQYEFDISKTAKRIGADKSQVQKIARKMK from the coding sequence ATGTTTCCATCGATTCTGATTGTTGATGATGAAGCGTCCATACTCAAATCATTGAGCGGGATCCTGGCTGACGAAGGGTTTGAGACCCTGACCGCCACCAATGGGTATGAGGCGCTTAAAATCCTTGAAAAGGAACTGCCGGATCTGGTGCTGCTCGATATCTGGATGCCGGGCATTGACGGGATTGACACCCTAAAAGAGATCAAGATACACCATCCCAGCACCCAGGTCGTGATGATCACCGGCCACGGCACCATTGAAACCGCGGTGAATGCCACCAAAATGGGCGCCTATGATTTTATCGAAAAGCCCATCTCCATCGACAAGGTCATCGTGGCCATTAATAACGCCCTAAACTTCCGCCGGCTGGAGGAAGAGAATCAGTATCTGCGGAAAAAAACCATTGAGCGAAACGCCATCACCGGCAGCAGCCCCCCGATCCAGGAACTAAAAAAACAGATCAGCATTGCCGCGCCCACGGATGCCTGGGTATTGATCTCCGGCGAACACGGCACCGGCAAAGAGCTGGTCGCCCGCATGATCCATCAGTTCAGCCACCGGGCGGATAAGCCCTTGATTGATGTCAACTGCGCAGCCATCTCGCATGAACTTTTCGAGAGCGAACTCTTAGGCCATGAAAAAGGCGCCTTTACCGAGGCCACGGCAAAAAAGAAGGGAAAATTTGAACTGGCGGATCAGGGCACCCTGTTTTTTGACGAAATCGGGGATATGGACTTAAAGACCCAGGCCACCCTGCTCCGGGTCCTGCAGGAAAAAAAATACCAGCGCATCGGCGGAGACCGGACACTCTCCGTAGACGTGCGGATCATCGCCTCGAGCAACAAGGATCTGGCCGGGGAAATCGAAGCCGGCCGGTTCCGGGAGGATCTGTATTATCGCATCAATGTGATACCGATCGAAGTTCCCCCGCTGCGGGAGCGCCAAGCGGACATTCCGGAGCTGGCCGGATTATTTTTAACCCAAATTGCCGAAAATAACGCGCTGGCACTCAAAACCCTTTCCGAATCCGCCCTCACAATGCTGCAGCAGTATTCCTGGCCCGGCAATGTGCGGGAGTTAAAAAATCTGCTGGAGCGGCTGGTGATTAGCACAACCAAGGAGACCATCGAGGCATCGGATATCCCGCCGCCGTATAATCCGAAATCAGGCGAGAGTAAAGAAGCAGACCCCGCCCTGTTTGCCTTTGACCGTTTGAAAGAGGCCCAGCAGGCCTTTGAGCAGGCCTTTATCCGTCAAAAACTCAGGCAGTATGAATTCGATATCTCAAAAACCGCCAAACGCATCGGTGCGGACAAATCGCAGGTTCAAAAGATCGCCAGAAAGATGAAATAA
- a CDS encoding protein-L-isoaspartate(D-aspartate) O-methyltransferase — translation MEFDSRKYQRLRESMVKNQIEARGINDPGVFAAMRRVPRHMFVSEALMDQAYADHPLPIGEQQTISQPYIVAHMTQALQVDGEDRVLEIGTGSGYQAAVLAEIAYKVYTIEKKRNLYIRARKIFDQLKYMNIVTRYSDGTMGWREESPFDAILVTAGAPEIPKTLVNQLAMGGRMVIPVGQSFSQELIKLFRDENGIHKTRLGGCRFVKLVGEHGWGEE, via the coding sequence ATGGAATTTGACTCAAGAAAATACCAGCGCCTGCGGGAATCCATGGTGAAAAATCAGATTGAGGCCCGCGGGATTAATGATCCGGGGGTGTTTGCGGCCATGCGCCGGGTGCCCAGGCATATGTTCGTCAGCGAGGCGCTGATGGACCAGGCCTATGCGGATCACCCCCTGCCTATCGGCGAGCAGCAGACCATATCCCAGCCCTATATCGTGGCCCACATGACCCAGGCGCTGCAGGTGGATGGTGAGGACCGGGTGCTTGAGATCGGCACCGGCTCCGGCTATCAGGCGGCGGTTTTGGCGGAAATCGCCTATAAAGTCTATACCATCGAAAAAAAGCGCAACCTCTATATCCGGGCGCGCAAAATCTTTGATCAATTGAAGTATATGAATATCGTGACCCGATACTCGGACGGCACCATGGGCTGGCGGGAGGAAAGCCCGTTTGATGCCATACTAGTTACCGCGGGCGCCCCGGAAATCCCCAAAACCCTGGTGAATCAGCTGGCCATGGGCGGCCGGATGGTGATTCCCGTGGGACAGTCCTTCTCCCAGGAGCTGATCAAGCTGTTTCGGGATGAAAACGGCATTCATAAAACCCGGCTTGGCGGGTGCCGGTTTGTTAAACTGGTAGGCGAGCACGGGTGGGGCGAAGAGTGA
- the coaD gene encoding pantetheine-phosphate adenylyltransferase: MERTAVYPGSFDPVTNGHLDIIQRGLKIFDRIIITILDNPAKQTLFSVDERVALLRESLKDVENIEIDSYKGLLVDYAQRRQANAILRGMRAVSDFEYEFQMALMNRRLNREIQTVFLMTGLRWIFTSSSIIKEAARFGGNIESMVPPVVQKQLQEKFAALA, translated from the coding sequence ATGGAACGTACGGCGGTATACCCCGGTTCATTTGATCCGGTCACCAACGGGCACCTGGATATTATCCAGCGCGGCCTGAAAATTTTTGACCGAATTATCATCACCATTCTGGACAACCCCGCCAAGCAAACGCTCTTTTCCGTTGATGAACGCGTCGCCCTTCTGCGGGAGTCCCTAAAGGACGTTGAGAATATCGAGATAGACTCTTATAAGGGCCTGCTCGTGGACTATGCCCAGCGCCGGCAGGCCAATGCCATCCTGCGGGGCATGCGGGCGGTATCGGATTTTGAATATGAATTCCAGATGGCGCTCATGAACCGGCGGCTGAACCGGGAGATCCAGACCGTATTCCTTATGACCGGGCTTCGCTGGATATTCACCAGCTCCTCCATCATCAAGGAGGCCGCGCGGTTTGGCGGAAACATTGAAAGCATGGTGCCGCCGGTGGTCCAGAAACAGCTTCAGGAAAAATTCGCCGCCCTGGCCTAA